In Leptospira limi, a single genomic region encodes these proteins:
- a CDS encoding globin translates to MNVASRLEALNKKVNLENSNGTTDEGDLVPLHQILESIIDKLNNPKSLKKEILKLANQYQKLSIPREIFSKLVSVYLNTLEESSSDLWNHEISLVSKEVWTDTTIQLIES, encoded by the coding sequence GTGAATGTGGCAAGTAGGCTCGAAGCATTAAATAAAAAAGTGAATCTTGAAAATTCCAATGGAACAACCGACGAAGGAGATTTGGTTCCATTACATCAAATTTTAGAATCGATTATAGATAAACTAAATAACCCGAAGTCCTTAAAAAAAGAAATTTTGAAATTAGCGAACCAATACCAAAAGTTATCAATTCCGAGAGAAATCTTCTCCAAACTTGTTTCTGTATATTTAAATACATTGGAAGAATCTTCTTCCGATTTGTGGAACCATGAGATTTCTTTGGTCTCAAAAGAAGTTTGGACCGATACCACCATCCAATTAATAGAATCTTAA
- a CDS encoding ABC transporter ATP-binding protein/permease codes for MLTKPNKPSITKHLLRFISQLFHSKQGPAAIRYSIFLLLLVITFNGFNVLNSFVGRDFISALEQKNSKSFFHYALLYGIVFIISSAIGGIYRFIEERLGVLWREQLTWRFTESYLSEKTYHSILNKKGIENPDQRITDDVKAFTTTTLSFILLFLGGVFSAVSFAGVLWSINPILFFVAILYAMIGTISTILLGKDLIRINYNQLDLEANYRSDLLHIKQHAESIALTHRELRMSVRLKSKLKKLVTNFKKLISVNLRLSLFTNSYNYFIQIIPMLLIAPSYMRGEIQFGVITQAGLAFTTLLNAFSLIVTQFQSISSFSAVVKRLQSLDTAMEESIKTVKQKEQDNFHLDEIIFDQFSLYANDKSKYLIQNLNLKIRRKERWLITAIDETTKLILFRTLAGLNNENEGRILKPNRDEVLFLPEQPYLPPGRLRNVIVPAFLGSSIPDSQVMKELKYHGLDTLVKRLGGLSALKEWDDELSLAEKFKVSTIRIQFAKPKFVVIDRPTSSVGKFEVSKVLKNFHSLGITTIILAKGEETALEYDYHLNFGHFGKWTLNPMSPFLKEN; via the coding sequence ATGCTGACAAAACCTAACAAACCATCCATTACCAAACATTTACTTCGATTCATTTCTCAATTGTTTCACTCTAAGCAAGGGCCCGCAGCCATCCGATATAGTATTTTTTTACTCCTTCTTGTCATAACATTCAATGGATTTAATGTTCTCAATAGTTTTGTAGGGAGAGATTTTATTTCAGCATTGGAACAAAAAAACTCTAAGTCTTTTTTTCATTATGCTTTGTTGTATGGAATTGTTTTTATCATTTCATCTGCGATAGGAGGTATTTATCGATTTATCGAAGAAAGACTAGGTGTATTATGGAGAGAGCAGTTAACTTGGAGATTTACAGAATCATACTTAAGTGAAAAAACTTACCATTCGATTCTAAACAAAAAAGGAATCGAAAATCCTGACCAAAGGATTACTGATGATGTAAAAGCCTTCACTACCACTACTTTGTCTTTTATCTTACTTTTTTTAGGAGGAGTTTTCTCTGCGGTTTCATTTGCAGGTGTACTTTGGAGTATCAATCCAATACTATTTTTTGTTGCTATATTGTATGCGATGATCGGAACCATTTCGACAATACTTTTAGGTAAAGATCTGATACGAATCAACTACAACCAACTCGATTTAGAAGCCAATTACCGGTCTGATTTACTTCATATCAAACAACATGCAGAGTCCATTGCCCTAACCCATCGTGAATTACGAATGTCCGTTCGCTTAAAATCAAAACTGAAAAAACTAGTGACAAACTTTAAAAAGTTGATCTCTGTCAATTTACGATTAAGTCTTTTTACCAATAGTTATAATTATTTCATTCAAATCATACCAATGTTACTCATTGCACCAAGTTATATGCGAGGAGAAATTCAATTTGGCGTGATTACACAGGCAGGACTTGCATTTACAACATTATTGAATGCATTTTCTCTAATCGTGACTCAATTCCAATCAATTTCTTCCTTTAGCGCTGTGGTAAAACGTTTACAATCTTTAGATACAGCAATGGAAGAATCGATTAAAACTGTAAAACAAAAAGAACAAGATAATTTCCATTTAGACGAGATCATCTTTGATCAATTTAGTCTGTATGCAAATGACAAATCCAAATATCTCATCCAAAACCTGAACCTTAAAATCAGAAGAAAGGAACGTTGGCTCATAACGGCAATTGATGAAACCACTAAACTAATTCTTTTTAGAACCTTAGCGGGGCTAAACAATGAAAACGAAGGACGAATCTTAAAACCAAACCGTGACGAAGTATTATTTTTACCAGAACAACCCTACCTTCCACCTGGAAGGTTACGAAATGTCATTGTTCCTGCATTTCTAGGAAGTTCAATTCCAGACTCACAGGTTATGAAAGAATTAAAATACCATGGTTTAGATACACTTGTCAAACGACTAGGTGGATTATCGGCACTCAAGGAATGGGACGACGAACTCTCATTAGCCGAAAAATTCAAAGTATCAACAATCAGAATCCAATTTGCAAAACCCAAGTTTGTTGTCATCGATAGACCAACATCCAGTGTCGGAAAATTCGAAGTTTCAAAAGTATTAAAGAATTTTCATTCTCTCGGTATCACTACCATCATATTAGCAAAAGGGGAAGAAACTGCACTTGAATATGATTACCACTTAAACTTCGGCCATTTTGGTAAATGGACATTGAATCCAATGAGTCCATTCTTAAAGGAAAATTGA